The Mercurialis annua linkage group LG2, ddMerAnnu1.2, whole genome shotgun sequence genome contains a region encoding:
- the LOC126667394 gene encoding adenosylhomocysteinase, with protein sequence MALLVEKTTSGREYKVKDMSQADFGRLELELAEVEMPGLMACRTEFGPSQPFKGAKITGSLHMTIQTAVLIETLTALGAEVRWCSCNIFSTQDHAAAAIARDSAAVFAWKGETLQEYWWCTERALDWGPGGGPDLIVDDGGDATLLIHEGVKAEELFEKTGEVPDPTSTDNTEFQLVLTIIRDGLKTDPKRYRKMKERLVGVSEETTTGVKRLYQMQANGTLLFPAINVNDSVTKSKFDNLYGCRHSLPDGLMRATDVMIAGKVSVVCGYGDVGKGCAAALKQGGSRVIVTEIDPICALQALMEGFQVLPLEDVVSEADIFVTTTGNKDIIMVGDMRKMKNNAIVCNIGHFDNEIDMHGLETFPGVKRITIKPQTDRWVFPDTKSGVIILAEGRLMNLGCATGHPSFVMSCSFTNQVIAQLELWNEKDTGKYEKKVYVLPKHLDEKVAALHLGKLGAKLTKLSKDQADYISVPVEGPYKPAHYRY encoded by the exons ATGGCTTTGCTCGTCGAGAAGACAACCAGTGGCCGCGAATACAAGGTCAAGGACATGTCTCAGGCCGACTTCGGTCGTCTTGAGCTTGAACTTGCCGAGGTCGAAATGCCCGGTTTGATGGCATGCCGAACCGAATTCGGCCCATCTCAGCCTTTCAAAGGAGCCAAGATTACCGGCTCGCTCCACATGACTATCCAAACCGCTGTTCTTATTGAAACCCTAACCGCCTTGGGCGCTGAGGTTCGTTGGTGTTCATGCAACATCTTCAGTACCCAAGATCATGCTGCTGCTGCTATTGCCCGTGACTCGGCGGCCGTGTTTGCGTGGAAGGGGGAGACTCTTCAGGAGTACTGGTGGTGTACTGAGCGTGCTCTTGACTGGGGTCCCGGTGGCGGCCCAGATCTGATCGTTGATGATGGTGGTGACGCTACTCTTTTGATCCATGAAGGTGTTAAGGCTGAGGAGCTTTTTGAGAAGACGGGTGAGGTTCCTGACCCGACTTCGACTGATAACACTGAGTTTCAGCTTGTTTTGACTATTATTAGAGATGGGTTGAAGACGGATCCTAAGAGGTACCGTAAAATGAAGGAGAGATTGGTGGGTGTTAGTGAGGAGACTACTACCGGTGTTAAGAGATTGTATCAGATGCAAGCTAACGGAACTTTGTTGTTCCCTGCCATTAACGTTAACGACTCCGTTACTAAGAGCAag TTCGACAACTTGTATGGATGCCGTCACTCGCTCCCCGACGGTTTGATGAGGGCTACTGATGTTATGATTGCCGGAAAGGTCTCTGTTGTCTGTGGTTATGGTGATGTTGGCAAGGGTTGTGCCGCTGCCTTGAAGCAAGGTGGATCTCGTGTGATTGTTACAGAGATTGATCCCATCTGTGCCCTTCAGGCTCTTATGGAAGGCTTCCAAGTCTTGCCCCTTGAGGATGTTGTGTCTGAAGCCGATATCTTTGTTACCACCACCGGTAACAAGGACATCATCATGGTTGGTGACATGAGGAAGATGAAGAACAATGCTATTGTTTGCAACATTGGTCACTTTGACAATGAGATCGATATGCACGGACTTGAGACCTTCCCTGGTGTGAAGAGAATCACCATCAAACCCCAAACCGATAGGTGGGTGTTCCCCGATACCAAGTCTGGTGTTATTATTTTGGCCGAGGGGCGACTCATGAACTTGGGATGTGCCACTGGCCACCCAAGTTTCGTTATGTCTTGCTCTTTCACCAACCAGGTTATTGCCCAGCTTGAATTATGGAATGAGAAGGATACCGGCAAATACGAGAAGAAGGTGTATGTGTTGCCCAAGCACCTCGATGAGAAGGTTGCTGCTCTTCACCTCGGAAAGCTTGGAGCCAAGCTTACCAAGCTCTCCAAGGACCAGGCTGACTACATCAGCGTACCCGTTGAGGGTCCATACAAGCCTGCTCACTACAGGTATTGA